One window of the Candidatus Methanomethylicota archaeon genome contains the following:
- a CDS encoding ABC transporter permease, producing the protein MSSVKGYIVRRVSFSILTFIILLLLNFLIPRAMPGDPARILVNEYQLPMDIVKELRARFNLDAPIHEQFLAYLRETLLHANFGYSYRYYPMTVWELLMQRLPWTLFLLGIASVTTPSFGILLGIITGWRRGSRFDVFVASISMFIWAIPYFWLAMILLYVFGYIIPIFPLSHAITPAATYNTPIEYILDILRHAALPVIALTITGYASYTLIARGSMIDTIAEDYILMAEAKGLPERRIMLNHAARNALLPVITMVALRFGFIVGGSIYTETVFSYPGVGLLIYEAITYHDYPVLQGAFFLLSLTVILANLIADLIYLIVDPRVRYTR; encoded by the coding sequence ATGTCTTCCGTAAAGGGTTATATTGTGAGGAGAGTATCCTTTTCAATTCTCACCTTCATAATCCTCCTCTTATTGAACTTCTTGATTCCGAGGGCTATGCCAGGTGATCCTGCAAGAATACTTGTGAATGAATATCAGCTTCCAATGGATATTGTGAAGGAGTTGAGGGCGAGATTCAATTTAGATGCACCAATCCATGAGCAGTTTCTAGCTTATCTTAGGGAAACGCTTTTACATGCAAATTTTGGTTACTCATATAGATACTATCCAATGACTGTTTGGGAGCTTCTCATGCAGAGACTCCCTTGGACGCTATTCCTGTTGGGGATAGCTTCAGTGACAACTCCAAGCTTCGGCATATTGTTGGGTATAATTACGGGGTGGAGGAGGGGGAGTAGGTTTGATGTGTTTGTTGCATCAATATCCATGTTTATCTGGGCGATACCATATTTCTGGTTAGCCATGATACTCCTATATGTCTTCGGATATATTATACCCATATTCCCATTGAGTCATGCCATAACGCCAGCTGCAACTTACAATACCCCCATTGAATACATACTTGACATCCTAAGACATGCAGCTCTCCCCGTAATAGCTTTAACCATTACTGGATATGCATCATATACATTGATAGCCAGAGGCTCCATGATAGACACTATAGCTGAAGACTACATATTAATGGCTGAGGCTAAGGGGTTGCCTGAGAGGAGGATAATGTTGAATCATGCCGCTAGAAATGCCCTTCTACCAGTAATCACGATGGTGGCATTGAGATTTGGATTCATTGTGGGTGGCTCCATATATACTGAAACTGTGTTCTCATATCCAGGGGTAGGTCTCTTAATATATGAGGCCATAACTTATCATGATTATCCAGTTTTACAAGGAGCCTTCTTCCTACTTTCACTAACAGTGATATTGGCTAATCTCATAGCGGACTTAATATATTTAATCGTGGATCCGAGGGTGAGGTATACAAGATGA